A window of the Desulforapulum autotrophicum HRM2 genome harbors these coding sequences:
- the tnpA gene encoding IS66 family insertion sequence element accessory protein TnpA, producing the protein MTGTLQVQDTIEQSISDDERKQFWKSHIASWSPSGLSQAEYCRRNDLNIPRFRYWKRRFRKENLPLEFVQIPSVPVKSTRLFQQTGNPSLRITMNSEFTIEVLDDFSPVTLEKVILTLKGM; encoded by the coding sequence ATGACGGGAACTTTACAGGTGCAGGATACGATAGAGCAATCGATTTCTGATGATGAACGTAAACAGTTTTGGAAGTCCCATATAGCGTCCTGGTCCCCATCAGGATTAAGCCAGGCGGAATATTGCAGAAGAAACGATTTAAATATACCCCGTTTCAGATACTGGAAACGTAGGTTTCGCAAAGAAAATTTACCTTTGGAATTTGTTCAGATTCCTTCAGTGCCTGTTAAATCAACTCGGCTGTTTCAGCAAACTGGCAATCCTTCTCTTCGAATCACTATGAACTCTGAATTTACCATTGAAGTTCTGGATGATTTTTCACCGGTGACTCTTGAGAAAGTTATTTTGACCTTAAAGGGAATGTGA
- a CDS encoding acetamidase/formamidase family protein — MQPFVGQLGTVPAVDRPDSHNAGDFGAFLVGAPHEFGIKDYEELQATDGHMDIARARQGAIIIAPVRVKGGGVYVGDMHAMQGDGEIAGHTTDVSGVVTMQVTVLKGLNIEGPIIIPIYEDLPHLARPLSKKEKAIAKVESEKWNVPIEESAPLAFVGSGKTLNHAVEVALHRAGKLLGMTVPEVMNRCTITGNIEIGRAPGVVTATFRVPVDKLKELGLYELVAEQYNLLK, encoded by the coding sequence ATGCAACCGTTTGTTGGTCAGTTAGGTACTGTGCCTGCAGTCGATAGACCGGATTCCCATAATGCCGGTGATTTTGGTGCTTTCCTAGTTGGAGCACCTCATGAGTTTGGTATAAAAGATTATGAAGAGTTGCAAGCTACAGATGGTCACATGGATATAGCCAGAGCAAGGCAAGGTGCAATTATTATTGCGCCAGTTCGTGTTAAAGGCGGCGGGGTTTACGTCGGTGATATGCATGCTATGCAAGGCGATGGTGAAATTGCTGGACATACCACAGATGTATCTGGAGTTGTTACAATGCAAGTAACCGTTCTTAAAGGTTTAAACATTGAAGGACCAATAATTATACCGATTTATGAAGACTTACCTCATTTGGCAAGACCATTATCCAAGAAAGAGAAAGCTATTGCTAAAGTAGAATCAGAGAAGTGGAACGTTCCGATTGAGGAATCTGCACCACTTGCATTTGTTGGTAGTGGTAAGACTTTAAACCACGCCGTTGAAGTTGCACTCCATAGAGCTGGAAAGCTTTTAGGCATGACCGTGCCGGAAGTAATGAATAGATGTACAATCACGGGTAACATAGAAATAGGAAGAGCACCAGGTGTTGTTACCGCAACGTTTAGAGTACCGGTTGATAAGTTAAAAGAATTAGGCTTGTATGAGTTGGTTGCTGAGCAGTACAATCTACTGAAATAA
- a CDS encoding MarR family winged helix-turn-helix transcriptional regulator has protein sequence MNQLKEKSLGFTLHYTTRMAMALLQERIKRHNVAVGQFPILAHLWEEQGITQKALCDLIRVEQPTLANTLKRMERDGLIKRVPDKEDKRQWRIYMTQRALDIKDALQEASRSVNEIINGGMNETEQKEFMRLIGIITSTLENELSKECQ, from the coding sequence ATGAATCAGTTAAAAGAAAAATCTTTAGGATTTACCTTGCACTACACCACGCGTATGGCCATGGCGCTTCTCCAGGAAAGGATAAAACGCCATAATGTGGCAGTTGGGCAATTCCCCATACTTGCCCATTTATGGGAAGAGCAGGGGATCACCCAGAAAGCCCTTTGTGATCTTATCCGTGTTGAACAACCCACCCTTGCAAACACGTTAAAACGGATGGAGCGGGATGGATTAATAAAACGGGTCCCGGATAAAGAGGATAAAAGGCAATGGCGGATTTATATGACACAAAGAGCGTTGGATATTAAGGACGCACTGCAGGAGGCATCCCGCAGTGTAAATGAGATTATTAACGGAGGAATGAATGAAACCGAACAAAAAGAGTTCATGCGCCTGATCGGGATTATCACCTCAACCCTTGAAAATGAATTGTCAAAGGAATGTCAGTAA
- a CDS encoding 4Fe-4S dicluster domain-containing protein, protein MNKTININMNKCDGDGGCLNYCPNQVFELRKITANEYDSLKFLGKFKTMIKGRVKSFAVNSENCVECGLCIQQCHERAIQFV, encoded by the coding sequence ATGAATAAAACAATTAATATCAATATGAATAAGTGTGACGGTGATGGCGGCTGTTTAAACTATTGTCCAAACCAAGTTTTTGAACTTAGAAAAATAACAGCAAATGAATATGATTCCCTGAAATTCTTGGGCAAATTCAAAACAATGATCAAAGGACGTGTGAAATCCTTTGCCGTCAATTCTGAAAATTGTGTGGAATGTGGCCTGTGCATCCAACAATGCCATGAACGAGCGATTCAATTCGTTTAA
- a CDS encoding OsmC family protein, with amino-acid sequence MKTQFFTLSTIAALLISASAAYAQNDVNQSPKVYQIETRLDEYTRPTTFTPTKAIPVNGAISENIVTTTQNILNKEAHFLKKGLVKPVGEKQFSAWELVSDEGGSGHSQTAPNPLTYYAAGASSSLLTQVERLIKILALDVEEVKVESKIFFRWLDPMSDNWSGYTDKVISNILIKSSESPEKIKQLEEKAIKAWAVGEGLANKTTIDVGILINGDDWAGLKARPGKVASPISIDNGRTITNVTPDLNLQTVEIEKDLGLDMGHFPNPFTFSEISLAESAHDATRPYLHKIRAKSLTENYQTWELFTDDSRGYEGMDKAPTSRDYFTVGTSFCLMSQLTANKMYFQKQGINIDDFRVEHQFNYQQDNFMTPTMTGHLDHVITRVIVKSDAAKEALTDYAKQALRMCFAGEGVQNETEMESNVYLNGTIVK; translated from the coding sequence ATGAAAACTCAATTTTTTACACTGTCAACAATAGCAGCTCTCCTTATTTCAGCAAGTGCAGCTTATGCACAAAATGATGTAAACCAAAGCCCAAAAGTTTATCAGATTGAAACCAGGCTGGACGAGTATACGCGTCCAACAACATTTACCCCTACAAAAGCTATACCTGTAAATGGTGCTATTTCTGAAAATATTGTTACTACTACTCAGAACATCCTCAACAAAGAGGCACATTTTCTTAAGAAAGGTCTCGTGAAACCTGTTGGCGAGAAGCAATTCAGCGCATGGGAGCTTGTAAGTGATGAGGGTGGTTCGGGACATAGTCAAACAGCACCAAACCCTTTGACCTATTATGCGGCTGGAGCTTCTTCAAGCTTATTGACCCAGGTTGAAAGATTAATAAAAATATTGGCATTAGACGTTGAAGAGGTAAAAGTAGAATCAAAAATCTTTTTCAGATGGTTAGATCCGATGAGTGACAACTGGTCTGGTTATACAGATAAAGTTATCTCTAACATTCTCATTAAAAGTAGTGAATCACCTGAAAAGATAAAACAATTAGAAGAGAAAGCGATTAAAGCGTGGGCGGTTGGTGAAGGATTAGCAAATAAAACGACAATTGATGTAGGGATCCTTATCAATGGGGATGATTGGGCCGGGCTGAAAGCCCGTCCTGGCAAAGTAGCGTCACCGATATCCATCGATAATGGCCGCACTATCACCAATGTAACTCCTGATCTGAACCTGCAAACAGTAGAAATTGAAAAAGATCTTGGTCTGGATATGGGTCACTTCCCTAATCCGTTTACATTTAGTGAAATATCCCTAGCAGAATCTGCACATGATGCCACGCGTCCATACCTGCATAAAATAAGAGCGAAATCCTTGACTGAAAATTACCAGACCTGGGAGCTATTTACCGATGACAGCCGTGGATATGAGGGTATGGACAAAGCACCTACATCAAGAGATTATTTTACCGTGGGCACTTCGTTTTGCCTGATGAGTCAGCTTACAGCAAATAAAATGTACTTCCAGAAACAGGGCATCAATATCGATGATTTCAGAGTTGAACACCAGTTTAATTATCAACAGGATAATTTCATGACCCCGACAATGACTGGTCACCTTGACCATGTCATCACCAGAGTCATCGTAAAAAGTGATGCAGCAAAAGAGGCACTGACGGATTATGCAAAACAAGCCCTTCGCATGTGTTTTGCTGGTGAGGGTGTTCAAAATGAGACAGAGATGGAATCAAATGTCTACCTCAATGGAACGATTGTCAAATAA
- a CDS encoding SEC-C metal-binding domain-containing protein — protein sequence MGWLSRFFNNNEQVPPAILPRKNDPCWCGSGSKYKKCHLLKDKRYFKEHPVLKKKVTAKKSCGPVFG from the coding sequence ATGGGCTGGCTCAGTCGGTTTTTTAATAATAATGAACAAGTACCCCCTGCAATATTACCGCGAAAGAATGATCCCTGCTGGTGTGGTAGTGGATCAAAATACAAAAAATGTCATTTATTAAAGGACAAGCGTTACTTCAAGGAACATCCTGTCCTTAAAAAAAAGGTGACGGCTAAAAAATCATGTGGTCCGGTTTTCGGCTGA
- a CDS encoding deoxyribodipyrimidine photo-lyase produces the protein MQLKNRIKKLNRARVISGEYVLYWMQQAQRAEENHALEYAIYQANQQDKMVVVVFSLTNDSPDANLRHYTFMLEGLNETRKSLEKRGIRMIFRIGHPVKEVLDIGRKASMIVCDRGYLRHQRAWRKAIAEKSGCPVVQVETDVVIPVEQVSDKAEYAAYTIRPKISRQLDQYLTPIEHIELRNPSLEIALKSTELERIKTVLKDLNVDDSIQPVSHIFRGGTSEAKARFDVFLDQHFSRYAVHRNEPKYLAVSCMSPYLHFGQISPLYLALKIKACKNEAQEAAAAYLEELIVRRELAANFVYFNPYYDSLGCLPAWPTKTLAEHEKDVRDPVYTKSQLIACRTHDEYWNAAMKEMIVTGFMHNYMRMYWGKKILEWSPTPLRAYETMIDLNNAYFLDGRDPNSYAGVGWIFGLHDRAWFERPIFGKVRYMAASGLERKCDIKGYVDRVKFLI, from the coding sequence ATGCAGTTAAAAAACCGGATAAAAAAGCTGAATCGTGCACGTGTAATTAGCGGTGAATATGTGTTGTATTGGATGCAGCAGGCTCAGAGGGCCGAAGAAAACCATGCCTTGGAATACGCTATATATCAAGCCAATCAGCAAGATAAAATGGTGGTGGTGGTTTTCAGTTTGACAAACGACTCTCCGGACGCCAATTTGAGACATTACACATTTATGCTTGAAGGGTTGAATGAAACGAGAAAGAGCCTTGAAAAAAGGGGAATCCGGATGATTTTCAGGATCGGACACCCGGTTAAAGAGGTTCTGGATATTGGACGAAAGGCGTCCATGATCGTTTGTGACCGAGGGTATTTACGTCATCAAAGGGCCTGGCGGAAGGCCATAGCAGAAAAATCAGGCTGCCCTGTTGTTCAGGTCGAAACAGATGTTGTGATTCCTGTTGAACAGGTATCTGATAAGGCAGAATATGCGGCCTATACCATACGGCCGAAAATCAGCCGACAGCTGGATCAATATCTCACACCCATCGAACATATTGAATTGCGGAATCCGTCTCTTGAAATTGCTTTAAAAAGTACAGAATTGGAGCGTATAAAAACCGTTTTGAAGGATTTGAATGTTGATGACAGTATCCAGCCGGTTTCCCACATTTTCAGGGGGGGAACATCTGAAGCAAAGGCTCGATTTGACGTGTTTTTAGACCAGCACTTCTCAAGATATGCGGTGCATCGAAATGAGCCTAAATATCTGGCTGTCTCCTGCATGAGCCCGTATCTTCATTTCGGCCAGATTTCACCTTTGTATCTGGCGCTTAAAATAAAAGCATGTAAAAATGAAGCTCAAGAAGCTGCGGCAGCATACCTGGAAGAACTGATTGTCAGAAGAGAGCTGGCAGCCAATTTTGTTTATTTTAATCCGTATTATGATTCTTTGGGCTGCCTTCCCGCATGGCCGACAAAGACGCTGGCAGAGCATGAAAAAGATGTGCGTGACCCTGTCTATACAAAATCACAGCTTATCGCATGTCGCACCCATGATGAATATTGGAATGCCGCCATGAAGGAAATGATCGTTACAGGTTTCATGCATAATTATATGAGAATGTATTGGGGCAAAAAGATTTTAGAATGGAGCCCCACACCTCTCCGGGCTTATGAAACAATGATAGACCTTAATAACGCCTATTTTCTGGATGGCAGAGACCCCAATTCCTATGCCGGGGTTGGCTGGATTTTCGGCCTGCATGATCGGGCCTGGTTTGAAAGGCCCATATTCGGTAAGGTCCGATATATGGCAGCGTCCGGGCTTGAAAGGAAATGTGATATTAAAGGATATGTAGACAGGGTGAAATTTTTAATTTGA
- a CDS encoding SOUL family heme-binding protein, with amino-acid sequence MKFFLIIISVTAIIIIGTVHAMAIEEVKYKVVKKDNHFEVRDYSTHIVAETVVEENMEDAGNIAFKKLFGYISGDNRSRDKISMTAPVSQQKKGEKIKMTAPVTQAPDKDSWVVSFMMPSGYTMETLPAPENLEVTLRQIPARRMAVVGYSGFWSEKGYLRYKAELESWIHRMGFTAVGVPIWARYNPPFMPWFLRRNEILIPIDVGSG; translated from the coding sequence ATGAAATTCTTTTTAATAATTATAAGTGTAACGGCGATTATAATAATTGGAACCGTTCATGCCATGGCCATCGAAGAGGTTAAGTACAAAGTGGTAAAAAAAGACAATCATTTCGAGGTCCGTGATTATTCAACCCACATTGTTGCCGAAACCGTTGTAGAAGAAAATATGGAAGATGCTGGTAATATCGCATTCAAAAAACTCTTTGGGTATATCTCCGGTGACAATCGGTCACGCGACAAAATATCGATGACGGCCCCTGTATCTCAACAAAAAAAGGGGGAAAAGATCAAGATGACAGCTCCAGTGACGCAGGCGCCTGATAAAGATAGCTGGGTGGTAAGCTTCATGATGCCAAGCGGATACACGATGGAAACCCTTCCTGCGCCAGAAAATTTAGAGGTTACATTGCGACAGATACCAGCTCGACGGATGGCTGTCGTAGGATACTCTGGTTTTTGGAGCGAGAAGGGCTATCTGCGATATAAGGCGGAACTGGAGTCATGGATTCACAGAATGGGTTTTACCGCTGTGGGTGTTCCCATATGGGCTCGATATAACCCTCCCTTTATGCCGTGGTTCTTGAGGCGAAACGAAATTCTGATTCCGATAGATGTAGGCTCCGGTTAA
- a CDS encoding NifB/NifX family molybdenum-iron cluster-binding protein, whose product MKIGFPADNNHLDARITGKVSSADWLIVVDTLDMSFEAVQAPPMSTRSGAGIKALARLIEMEAQILMVGHLAPHIAQPLESSGIRVITGLSGRVRDLIEKYADSPVSQASIQKSTSVHMALKKTAKQFFSMAPVLMGVILIMGLIQSFLSRELILKIFSGNPLTDTIIGAFAGSIFAGNPVNSYVIGQSLLELGAGWAGVCALMMSWVSIGLVQMPAEAHALGVRFALVRNGAAFVVTILASLLTVFCAGVW is encoded by the coding sequence ATGAAAATTGGTTTTCCTGCTGATAATAACCATCTTGATGCCCGGATTACAGGCAAGGTGAGCAGTGCCGACTGGCTCATTGTTGTGGACACCTTGGACATGAGTTTTGAGGCGGTTCAGGCCCCGCCAATGTCAACCCGATCCGGTGCCGGCATCAAGGCCCTTGCCCGTCTGATTGAAATGGAAGCCCAAATACTGATGGTCGGTCATCTTGCCCCCCATATTGCCCAGCCCCTTGAAAGCAGCGGTATTCGGGTGATTACCGGCCTTAGCGGCCGGGTGCGAGACCTGATTGAGAAGTATGCTGATTCCCCGGTTTCCCAGGCGTCTATACAAAAATCAACATCTGTCCACATGGCCCTTAAAAAAACTGCGAAACAATTTTTTTCCATGGCGCCGGTTTTGATGGGCGTCATCCTGATCATGGGGCTGATTCAGTCCTTTTTGTCCCGGGAGCTGATCCTGAAAATTTTTTCTGGAAACCCGCTGACAGACACCATCATTGGGGCCTTTGCCGGGAGCATCTTTGCTGGCAATCCGGTGAATTCCTATGTCATCGGTCAGTCTTTGCTGGAATTGGGAGCAGGGTGGGCCGGGGTCTGTGCTCTGATGATGTCCTGGGTGAGCATCGGGTTGGTCCAGATGCCTGCTGAGGCCCATGCCCTGGGTGTTCGGTTTGCCCTGGTCCGTAACGGGGCAGCTTTTGTCGTGACTATTCTTGCCTCCCTGCTGACGGTTTTTTGTGCGGGGGTATGGTAA
- a CDS encoding RNA-guided endonuclease InsQ/TnpB family protein, translated as MGIKLQAHPTKDQKIILSQWMGNARFIWNAKCQDNKYLTNFARKYLPVNTYAPIDQKYSLYKDKELSPWLFNCPSQILRNSAANWYDTYQHFLKGLCGKPRIKNKRDGGSIHLTKELFRFEKCEDGVTRLFIGSKRNNIGYLSIKTHRKFKEPKSIYIKKQNGRYAVSLVFNDGIDESGLNDQKEALKILSQCSQEDLERMTIGIDRGVVRPVQAGKECFDFTPEQKRKKKGKEKYLKRLNRQLSKQKKGSRRRNRTKNKIARAHEKIANIRKDFCHQTSRKLIDKPAIKVYVFEDLRTKNMTKSAKGTIENPGKSVNAKAGLNKAILDKGWHMIEAFTKYKAYRAGKVTFKIPAAYTSQECAACDHIHSDNRRSQELFLCLNCGNTDNADNNAQKVIKKRAIKLILDSGTELSKRGVLLGIGCGAKGKTHKPKGICAHGCETSKKKELGRAA; from the coding sequence ATGGGCATTAAACTACAAGCACATCCCACGAAAGATCAAAAAATAATTTTGAGTCAATGGATGGGAAACGCCCGATTCATTTGGAATGCAAAATGCCAAGACAACAAATATCTGACTAATTTTGCCAGGAAATATTTGCCTGTTAACACATATGCCCCCATTGATCAAAAGTATTCTTTGTACAAAGATAAAGAATTATCTCCATGGCTATTCAATTGCCCCAGTCAGATATTGAGAAATTCTGCGGCCAACTGGTATGATACCTATCAACATTTTTTAAAAGGTCTATGTGGTAAGCCCCGAATTAAAAACAAACGAGATGGGGGTAGCATCCACCTGACTAAAGAACTTTTCCGGTTCGAAAAATGTGAAGACGGGGTAACCCGTTTGTTTATTGGCTCCAAGCGGAACAACATTGGTTATTTATCAATTAAAACCCACCGGAAATTTAAAGAACCAAAATCAATTTACATTAAAAAACAAAATGGACGATATGCCGTATCACTGGTCTTTAATGATGGTATTGATGAGTCTGGTTTAAATGATCAAAAAGAAGCACTTAAAATCCTTTCCCAATGTTCTCAAGAAGATTTAGAAAGAATGACCATAGGTATTGACCGGGGTGTGGTTCGACCGGTACAGGCTGGAAAAGAATGTTTTGATTTTACACCTGAGCAAAAAAGAAAGAAAAAAGGGAAAGAAAAGTATCTGAAACGCCTGAATCGCCAGTTATCCAAACAGAAAAAAGGCTCCAGGCGCAGAAACCGGACTAAAAATAAAATTGCCAGGGCCCATGAAAAAATAGCCAATATCCGAAAAGATTTCTGTCATCAAACCAGTCGAAAACTGATCGACAAGCCAGCCATCAAGGTTTATGTGTTTGAGGATTTGAGAACGAAGAATATGACCAAATCTGCCAAGGGTACAATCGAGAATCCCGGTAAAAGTGTAAACGCTAAAGCTGGTCTTAACAAGGCTATCCTGGATAAAGGATGGCACATGATAGAAGCTTTCACCAAATACAAAGCATACAGAGCTGGTAAGGTTACATTTAAGATCCCGGCAGCATACACCTCTCAGGAATGTGCAGCTTGCGACCACATTCACTCCGACAACAGGAGGAGCCAAGAGTTATTCTTGTGCTTAAACTGCGGAAATACTGATAATGCGGATAATAACGCACAAAAGGTGATAAAGAAACGAGCAATCAAACTAATTTTAGACTCTGGAACGGAGTTGTCCAAAAGAGGTGTTCTTTTGGGTATAGGATGTGGAGCCAAAGGTAAGACGCATAAACCGAAAGGAATATGCGCTCATGGCTGTGAAACGTCAAAAAAGAAGGAGTTAGGCAGAGCGGCCTAA
- a CDS encoding DODA-type extradiol aromatic ring-opening family dioxygenase, with product MTIKKNTGLNVLYIPHGGGPLPLLDHKGHLELIEFLKEIPEQLEPPDAIIIVSAHWEQSIPTLTASASPPLIYDYYGFAPEAYEIDYPAPGAPRIAEKLLSILEQHKIHAQLDKRWGFDHGMFVPLKLMYPDARIPCIQLSLINGLDPLQHIKLGCALRALRDEKILVLGSGFSFHNMKTFGETGKDPKNIEFDQWLVKTMTDPLLSPSDRQDRLVNWENAPHARYCHPREEHLLPLHVCYGITEMPARLVFHGSVLGKKSCAFLWQ from the coding sequence ATGACGATTAAAAAAAATACCGGTTTAAATGTTTTATATATTCCTCACGGTGGCGGCCCCTTACCTTTACTTGATCACAAAGGACATCTTGAGTTAATTGAATTTCTAAAAGAAATCCCTGAACAGCTCGAACCACCAGACGCCATCATTATTGTCAGCGCCCATTGGGAGCAGTCAATTCCCACCCTGACCGCAAGTGCTTCTCCGCCCTTGATTTATGACTACTATGGATTTGCACCGGAAGCTTATGAGATCGACTACCCTGCTCCGGGAGCCCCCCGGATCGCAGAAAAATTGCTTTCAATCCTGGAACAACACAAAATCCATGCCCAACTGGATAAAAGGTGGGGGTTTGACCATGGCATGTTTGTTCCCCTTAAGCTGATGTACCCGGATGCCCGGATACCCTGTATTCAGTTGTCATTGATTAATGGTTTGGACCCATTGCAGCATATCAAATTAGGATGCGCATTAAGGGCATTGAGAGATGAAAAAATATTAGTTCTTGGCTCAGGGTTTTCTTTTCACAATATGAAAACGTTTGGGGAAACAGGAAAGGATCCCAAAAACATTGAATTTGATCAATGGCTGGTAAAAACTATGACAGACCCTCTTTTGTCACCTTCTGACAGGCAAGACAGGCTGGTTAACTGGGAAAATGCTCCCCATGCTCGATACTGTCATCCAAGAGAGGAGCATCTTCTGCCCCTGCATGTTTGTTACGGCATCACTGAAATGCCGGCCAGATTGGTTTTTCATGGATCTGTTCTTGGTAAAAAAAGCTGTGCTTTTCTCTGGCAGTGA